One stretch of Armigeres subalbatus isolate Guangzhou_Male chromosome 2, GZ_Asu_2, whole genome shotgun sequence DNA includes these proteins:
- the LOC134209082 gene encoding uncharacterized protein LOC134209082 has protein sequence MSVLTTLEKRRINSKWKDDVINISNKIKLKGTEVVLCWVPSHIGIAGNEKADEEAKRALEIERIGSNVMDINEARTIIKNQFNYKWQAEWTSTRNNKLREVKQGVVPYKKAIGKTRKESVILARLRIGHTLLTHKYLLDKEDPPLCRICNNLLTVKHIFVNCLELGRKRQEIGLPDNLKEALADDEEAAGKEFLKEINLLNEI, from the coding sequence ATGAGTGTGCTGACTACGTTAGAGAAGAGGCGAATCAACAGTAAGTGGAAGGATGATGTGATTAACATAAGTAACAAAATCAAACTCAAAGGAACCGAAGTTGTACTCTGCTGGGTACCAAGTCACATTGGAATAGCAGGAAACGAGAAGGCAGATGAGGAAGCAAAGAGAGCACTCGAGATTGAACGGATAGGAAGCAACGTGATGGATATTAATGAAGCtagaacaataataaaaaaccaGTTCAACTATAAGTGGCAAGCAGAGTGGACGTCTACCAGGAACAACAAGCTAAGGGAAGTCAAGCAAGGAGTCGTACCTTACAAAAAGGCAATAGGGAAAACAAGAAAAGAAAGTGTGATTTTAGCTAGGCTTAGAATAGGACACACGTTACTAACGCATAAATATTTGTTGGACAAAGAGGATCCACCTTTATGTAGAATTTGCAACAACTTGTTAACGGTGAAGCATATTTTTGTGAACTGTTTGGAGTTAGGCCGTAAACGACAGGAAATTGGTTTACCAGATAATTTAAAAGAAGCACTAGCCGATGATGAAGAAGCAGCaggaaaagaatttttgaaggagatAAACTTACTAAACGAAATATGA